gagagaagacactgTACTACCtagaaaatcacacacacacacacacacacacacacacacacacacacacacacacacacaatcatcacAAAAGCATTAACGAGACACCTGTGACACATTGATACCAttacaatgacacacacacctgtacccaATTATCTCGTGACACCTGGCCTCACCTGCTGACTGGCCCCACCTGCCAGAGACTCACCTGAATAACTGAATAACCTGTATTGTTGAGAAGCGTCGCCTTTTCGTTCAATATAGTGAATTTAGGAAGGTTTCTCATCCCTCTGTACACCACGGACGCGTtctgcaagtagtagtagtagtagtagtagtagtagtagtagtaatagtagcaggaggagcaggagtgtgaagaatacaaaggaaagccaaacagcaacagacctcttggttctttcgaggctgtttggtaactactaacTGGCTACACataaaagagacaggaaagtacaggaggaggaggaggaggaggaggaggaggaggaggaggaggaggaggaggaggaggaggagaagaagaaggaggagaaggagaagatggaggaggaggagaaggagaaggagaaggaggagttgttgttattgtagtattagtagtagtagtagtagcagtagcagtagcagaaggaggaggagtaggaggaggaggaggagcaggagtagttATTATCTTAGCAGCAGTACTTACTTGAAACTCAACCACCTCGTTATCAGCAGAGGAGAGGCTGAGTAAGATGGTGCAGGTCTGAGTGTCGAAAGggtagatgaagaggaggaagttacAGGAGAAGCTTGCCGAGTACTGCTGCCTCTTCACCATCTGCACGCTGAGGGGAGAGTGCACCGTGtctggggaaaggaggaagggagaggagaggtgatgtgattcgctggtggtgctgtgggtTCAGTATCGTgtcattttgtttgatttttgaggtgtttatggttgttgttgttgttgttggtggtggtggtggtggtgtttttgttgcacatatatacacacacacatacacccttgaAGATGCGTTTACTTCAATGAAAGCCTGTTAAACTATGACTACaatacaaaaacacccttaaaaaccacctCACTTCCACTAAGGTCTATCAAACCATCACAATCACTATGAAAAACACCTTATTatactcccctctccttctcccctctcactccagcttccctcactcactaccCCTGTCATGTCACCCTTCTGAGTCCCCCTGTACCCCTACCAAGCCGCTCACCCATCCTGACGTCATTGAAGAGCGGGGGATCAGCTGGCTTGTTCTCCCTCACCACTACAGACAGTTTCAAATCCTTCTGCTGGCCGTcgtagatgtttaagaattCCACCTCGGGCGTCCACACCTCCTTCACCTGCTTCCTGGACAGCCGGTTCTTGCCCTCCTCGCTCCGCACGTTGTTCAGGCGAAGGTTTGTGTCCCGCCAGGCCAGCGTCACCTCGATCTCCACGTTGAAGGCCAGGTTGATGTCGTCGATCTTGGAAAACCTCACTAGATCGACCAGAGGCTCCACAGCGAGGGGCTTCCCGAAGGTGCCGCTCGGGGGAGGGCGGTAGTTGAAGTATTTCTCCCCAAACTCCACGATGCTGCAGTCCTCCTCGTCACTGCCGTCCACACAGTCCTCCTGAAGGTTACAGCGGACGGTGCGCGCCACACACGACCCGTCAGAGCACATGAAGTGGTGGTTGGTGCAGGAGGACAGGCCCAGGCTGATGAACGACCCCACGGTGTACTGGCAGAACTCACTCAGCacctgccaccgccgccgccctaAGGGGTACTCCGCCTCGTGTGTGGGCGTGAAGGAGGCCAGCACCACGTCCCTGTTAGTGTCGCGGAGCAACCACGAGGAGGCGCCGGAGTAGTAAATCATGAACTTGTAGAAGCCCTTGAAGAACGGCCGCTCCTTCACGTACCCCGTCAGGTGGAGGCGCAGCATGTCCTCCCGAGGCTCACACAGGCCGCGCAGGATGAGGAAGTCCCGGTGCGTCCTGAGACACGCGAAGCACTGCCGCTCCGAGCACAGCGTGTCGCCCCATCTGCCGTCAGACTTCCGCATCACCACACAGTTGCCCTTCCTACCGCCGTTCGGTTCCCCCGGCGCCCAGTTATGGTAGGTCAGGGGGTGCCCGCTGCTCCCCTTTACCCAGTGGTCCTCTACGGCGGCGTCCGTGGCGTCGAGGAAGAGCAGCCTGTAGCTCCTGACGCCACAGACGTCCAGGAACTGCAGGGTGTGGCTGAAGAGCCTGGCGTTGTTCTCCTCGTCCTCAGGGATGTACAGGG
The Portunus trituberculatus isolate SZX2019 chromosome 30, ASM1759143v1, whole genome shotgun sequence DNA segment above includes these coding regions:
- the LOC123510853 gene encoding uncharacterized protein LOC123510853; its protein translation is MGPGRNDVFLRYDFSKHTGSGEPRTIQEVSVCYRFRLAQYREAGCMFLSYAYSDKMDNALLFFQIGDTLEFYYNDVKESAQLDLQVDDTLGLWHHHCFVFARSTYRVYIDGELLAEGGTQARHVGIPLNGTLYVGQDQDRYDGGLDPAQSLSAHMAQVNIWDRALSPATVRSAALCEDNPRGNVLSLDLQAVEEANVTVEEARVTTFCKSNSEFVVVPRVSTLEEARAFCGLMNASLYIPEDEENNARLFSHTLQFLDVCGVRSYRLLFLDATDAAVEDHWVKGSSGHPLTYHNWAPGEPNGGRKGNCVVMRKSDGRWGDTLCSERQCFACLRTHRDFLILRGLCEPREDMLRLHLTGYVKERPFFKGFYKFMIYYSGASSWLLRDTNRDVVLASFTPTHEAEYPLGRRRWQVLSEFCQYTVGSFISLGLSSCTNHHFMCSDGSCVARTVRCNLQEDCVDGSDEEDCSIVEFGEKYFNYRPPPSGTFGKPLAVEPLVDLVRFSKIDDINLAFNVEIEVTLAWRDTNLRLNNVRSEEGKNRLSRKQVKEVWTPEVEFLNIYDGQQKDLKLSVVVRENKPADPPLFNDVRMDTVHSPLSVQMVKRQQYSASFSCNFLLFIYPFDTQTCTILLSLSSADNEVVEFQNASVVYRGMRNLPKFTILNEKATLLNNTGYSVIQVQFQLQRRYSLLVLTIFVPTFLLIGVGYTTLFIQLPAFQVRSIMTLTTMLVMYTLFNQVSSGLPDTAYIKMLDMWFFFCIFLILSIIVLHVTVEHLPEGNAAPPSSSKPISSSFKEIERISRLSIVKVRPVVNPVPSRTPAGSSQASVSVRWSAPWVMLMARAVVYPAIIFTFNTIFWSVVVFVYA